Below is a window of Leucobacter chromiiresistens DNA.
GTCTGCCCCCGACGCATCCGGCGCATCCGGCGCATGAGCCGCACTCCTCGCGGGCGCCGTCGCACGCGACGCACCCGTCGCGGTCGGTGGCGCGCGGTCCGCGGTGAGATCGTCTACACTCGAACATATGTTCGAATCTGTCATCGGCCCGAAGATGCCGCTGCTCGACGACACAGTGGTCGTCTGGTTCGTCGAGGGGCGCCCCGCCCGGCTGGTGTTCGAGCGGGTGCGCTGGCGGGTCGAGGGCGAACCCCGCCCGATCATCGAGGTGCCCGACGGCCACATGCATCCGCTGATCACGCACGTCTCCGAGCGGCAGACGGGCTGGCGGTGCTCGGTGCGCCGAGACGGCGGCGGCGAGCGGCTCGAGCTCGCGGTGCGGCGCGACGGTGTGCGCTGGATCGCGGAGCGCCTCGCGGCCTGATCCCGTCGGCGGCATACCCGGCGCAGATGCATGGATGTGCGGGCGCATGGATGCGCGGGCGCGACAGCGCAACCCCCTGGTGCGCGGCCACGGCCAGGGGCGAAGCTGGAGCCCCAATCGGAAGGAGTGCACGATGAGCATGCTCGATGATGCAGCGGACAGCACGAAGGACGCCGTGAAGCGCGCCCGCAACGAGGCCGCAGACGACCGGAAGCACGATCAGGGCGCCGCGCCGGGTGAATCGCCCCGCGACGCGGAGTCGGAGACCACGACAGACTGACGCCGGCCGCATCCGTTCACCGTTCACCGGAAGGAGCAGCACGATGTCGACGAATCTGAACGACCCGAACCACGCAGCGGGCGAGGGCGCGCATCTCGGCGCCGAGGGCAACGGCCCGCTCGCCGATCCCGATGCGCCCGAGCAGCCGCTCGCGCAGGAGCACGAGGAGGGCACCGGGCTTGACAGTCCGGTGGCTCCGGGAGTGCCCGACCAGCAGGATCCGGGCGCCGCGACCGAATCCGCGTAAGCGGCGCGGATCGCGGCAGACGAGCCTCCCCGTCGCACTCACGACGGGGAGGCTCGCCCGTGCCCATCGCTACATCAGATCGGGGTTCTTCTTCACGTACGCCTCGGCCTCTTCCTCGGAGATGACGACGAGGCCGCGCGGCGTGTGCGAGATCGCGAGCAGCGCCTTCACCCAGTGCGGGTTGTAGGCGGGTTCACGGCTTCCCGAGAACCCGAATGCGAGGGTCGCGTAGGGCGACATCCAGAGTGACACCCGCCCCGCTCCCTCGGCGCCGCGCTGCCAGCTCAGGAAGAAGCTCTCCTGCTTCTTCAGCCGCTGCCCGACCACGAACTTCAGGTGCAGCAGTAATCGGTCCTCGAATTCGAACTCTTGTCCCCCGTACACCAAATACCCCATGTGCGAAGCATCGCACAGTCCCGGCCCCAGGCATATGGGCGGCGACGAAGTGGTGCTTCGGCTATCTGTATCCATCCCGGAACATACACCCGGTGCACGATCGGGCGGGTCCGGGCGTGTCGCGGGAGAACGGGAATCAGGGCCGGTTCGACGCCTTGGCCTTCAGCATGCCGATGACGCCGGTGACCAGGAAGAGCACGATCCCGATCACTGCGAGCCAGAAGAGTCCCTTGATGACGAAGCCGATCACGGCGACGACGATCCAGACGACGAGGAGGAGCAGAAGCAGTGCGCGCATGCCGCCACCGTACACGGGGTTGCGACTCCGCGGCGCGCCCTTGCGCAGTCCCGCCGCCTGTGTCAGCGCACCGCCCGCCCGCTCAGAACAGCGTGTTCTTGTCCTCCATGCCGCGCATCGCGTCGTAGTCGAGGAGAAGGCAGCGGATGCCGCGATCCTCGGCCAGCGTGCGCGCCTGCGGCTTGATCTCCTGCGCGGCGAAGATGCCGGTGACCGGGGCGAGCTTCGGGTCGCGGTTCATGAGCTCGAGGTAGCGGGTGAGCTGCTCGACGCCGTCGATGCCGCCGCGGCGCTTGATCTCGATCGCGACCGACCCGCCGTCCGCGTCCTTCGCGAGGATGTCGACGGGGCCGATCGGCGTCATGTACTCGCGCCGCACGAGGGTGTGCCCGGCTCCGGCGAGTTCGATCTGGTCGGCGAGCAGCTCCTGCAGGTGCGCCTCGACGCCGTCCTTGATGAGCCCGGGGTCGACGCCGAGATCGTGCGCGCTGTCGTGGAAGATCTCGAAGAGCGACACCACCAGCTTGTCGGCCGTCTTCTTGTGGGTGACCTGCCACGCCTCCACGATGCCGGCGCTCGTCTGCGACTCGTCGAGCTCGAGCTGCGCATGCGAGCAGGGCGGGCTCATCCAGTTGAGCGGCTTGTACGAGCCGCCGTCCGAGTGCACGAGGATGCTGCCGTCGTTCTTCAGCATGAGCACGCGCTTGGCGCGCGGGAGGTGCGCCGACAGGCGGCCTGCATAGTCGACTGAGCAGTCTGCAACAACGATTCGCACCCGCAGGAGTTTACCGGTTCGGGATCAGTGCGCGGTGCCGACCCCGCCGCGCGGCTCGCGGGCGGCGCGCGCAGCGATCAGCACGAACGCCGCGAAGGCGACCAGCGGCCAGAAGGCGTGCAGCAGGCCGAGGTGCTCGCCGAGGAAGCCGATGCCCATGGGCCCGAGCAGGAACGCCGTGTACGCGATGGCCGAGACCGCGGCGACATCGCGCGTCGCCGTTGCCGGGTGGTCGGCGGCCGCAGAGATCCCGATCGGGAAGCCGAGCGCGCAGCCCACCCCCCAGAATACGGCGCCCACGACCGACACCCAGGCGAAGGGGACGAGGATCACGAGCCCGAGCCCGGCGATCACGAGGATCGCGCCGCCCTGGAGCACGCGCACCCGCCCGAAGCGGATCAGCAGCCACGATCCCGCGATGCGCACGAGGGTCATGGACACGAAGAAGACGCCGAGGGTGAGGGCCGCCGACTCGTTCGCGAATCTCCGCCCGTCGGCGAGCGCGAGCGGCAGCCAGTCGCTCGCCGTGCCCTCCGCCAGCGCCATCGACATCGCGATGAGGCCGATCACGAGGATGCGCGGCTGC
It encodes the following:
- the nucS gene encoding endonuclease NucS, with translation MRIVVADCSVDYAGRLSAHLPRAKRVLMLKNDGSILVHSDGGSYKPLNWMSPPCSHAQLELDESQTSAGIVEAWQVTHKKTADKLVVSLFEIFHDSAHDLGVDPGLIKDGVEAHLQELLADQIELAGAGHTLVRREYMTPIGPVDILAKDADGGSVAIEIKRRGGIDGVEQLTRYLELMNRDPKLAPVTGIFAAQEIKPQARTLAEDRGIRCLLLDYDAMRGMEDKNTLF